Proteins found in one Litorihabitans aurantiacus genomic segment:
- a CDS encoding carbohydrate ABC transporter permease: protein MAALLTDPATTGPADAPDGVEPAPRSARAARRLTRQAENRAQTRLIVGDRRLARVAVLAVLAVLALAWLIPLLWAVVTSLKSEQAAASDASWFPADGFTPAAYVSVLTAGDVPLWMLNSTIVAVVVTAVTVMISAMAGYAISRTRFRGRRLLLALVLGSIMIPPQILIVPLFQEMLALGLVDTLAGVILPQLVAPVMVFILARFFDAVPQEILDAASVDGAGPWRVFWRIVLPLSRSILVAVAIFVFIGAWNNFLWPFIVTNDPALMTLPVGLATVKNAYGVQYAQTMASAILAALPLLVVFMMFQRRIVQGIATTGLGGQ from the coding sequence ATGGCTGCTCTCCTCACCGATCCCGCGACCACCGGCCCGGCCGATGCGCCCGACGGCGTCGAGCCCGCACCCCGCTCGGCCCGAGCCGCCCGGCGACTCACCCGGCAGGCCGAGAACCGCGCCCAGACCCGACTGATCGTCGGAGACCGGCGCCTGGCGCGGGTGGCCGTGCTCGCCGTCCTGGCGGTGCTCGCGCTGGCGTGGCTGATCCCGCTGCTGTGGGCCGTGGTCACCTCGCTCAAGAGCGAGCAGGCAGCCGCGAGCGACGCGAGCTGGTTCCCCGCCGACGGCTTCACACCGGCGGCCTACGTCTCGGTCCTGACCGCCGGCGACGTCCCGCTGTGGATGCTCAACTCGACGATCGTCGCCGTCGTGGTCACGGCCGTGACCGTGATGATCTCGGCGATGGCCGGCTACGCCATCTCCCGGACCCGGTTCCGCGGTCGGCGGCTGCTGCTGGCGCTCGTGCTCGGCTCGATCATGATCCCGCCCCAGATTCTCATCGTCCCGCTGTTCCAGGAGATGCTCGCGCTGGGGCTCGTGGACACCCTGGCCGGCGTGATCCTGCCGCAGCTCGTCGCACCCGTGATGGTCTTCATCCTGGCGCGGTTCTTCGACGCCGTCCCGCAGGAGATCCTCGACGCGGCGTCGGTCGACGGCGCCGGTCCGTGGCGGGTCTTCTGGCGCATCGTGCTGCCGCTGTCGCGCTCGATCCTCGTCGCCGTCGCGATCTTCGTGTTCATCGGCGCGTGGAACAACTTCCTGTGGCCCTTCATCGTGACGAACGACCCGGCGCTGATGACGCTGCCGGTGGGTCTCGCGACGGTGAAGAACGCCTACGGCGTGCAGTACGCGCAGACGATGGCCTCCGCGATCCTGGCCGCGCTCCCCCTGCTGGTGGTGTTCATGATGTTCCAGCGCCGCATCGTCCAGGGCATCGCGACGACGGGGCTCGGCGGGCAGTGA
- the lipA gene encoding lipoyl synthase: MSADPAGRRLLRLEVRNMATPIEKKPEWIRTRARMGPEYRGLQELVRSEGLNTVCQEAGCPNIFECWEDREATFLIGGSQCTRRCDFCQIDTGKPADYDVDEPRRVGESVARMGLRYSTVTGVARDDLPDEGAWLYAETIREIHRQAPGTGVEILVPDFTGRSEHLEQVFDAGPEVFAHNVETVPRIFRRIRPAFRYERSLDVITQGQDAGMITKSNLILGMGEERHEITEALCDLRDAGTDIITITQYLRPSPRHLPVARWVRPEEFVEISAEAEELGFLGVLAGPLVRSSYRAGRLWARSMVARGREIPEHLRPLAEAAAPAQAVG, encoded by the coding sequence ATGAGCGCGGATCCCGCGGGCCGCCGGCTCCTGCGCCTCGAGGTGCGCAACATGGCCACACCGATCGAGAAGAAGCCGGAGTGGATCAGGACGCGGGCGCGGATGGGGCCGGAGTACCGAGGCCTGCAGGAGCTCGTGCGGAGCGAGGGGCTGAACACGGTCTGCCAGGAGGCCGGCTGCCCCAACATCTTCGAGTGCTGGGAGGATCGCGAGGCCACGTTCCTCATCGGCGGTTCGCAGTGCACGCGCCGCTGCGACTTCTGCCAGATCGACACGGGCAAGCCGGCGGACTACGACGTCGACGAACCGCGCCGGGTGGGGGAGTCCGTGGCCCGGATGGGTCTGCGGTACTCCACGGTGACAGGCGTCGCGCGTGACGACCTGCCCGACGAGGGCGCGTGGCTGTACGCCGAGACCATCCGGGAGATCCACCGGCAGGCGCCCGGCACCGGCGTCGAGATCCTCGTGCCCGACTTCACCGGACGGTCCGAGCACCTCGAGCAGGTGTTCGACGCCGGGCCCGAGGTGTTCGCGCACAACGTCGAGACGGTGCCGCGGATCTTCAGGCGGATCCGGCCGGCGTTCCGCTACGAGCGCTCGCTCGACGTGATCACGCAGGGCCAGGACGCCGGGATGATCACGAAGTCCAACCTCATCCTCGGGATGGGCGAGGAGCGCCACGAGATCACCGAGGCGCTGTGCGACCTGCGCGACGCCGGGACGGACATCATCACGATCACCCAGTACCTGCGCCCCTCGCCGCGGCACCTGCCGGTCGCGCGCTGGGTGCGGCCGGAGGAGTTCGTGGAGATCTCGGCCGAGGCGGAGGAGCTCGGGTTCCTCGGAGTCCTGGCGGGGCCGCTCGTGCGCTCGTCCTACCGGGCCGGGCGCCTGTGGGCGCGCTCGATGGTGGCGCGCGGTCGGGAGATCCCGGAGCACCTGCGGCCGCTCGCGGAGGCGGCGGCGCCCGCGCAGGCCGTGGGCTGA
- a CDS encoding extracellular solute-binding protein has protein sequence MGFGVLHQAGDGLGRRAGAGGRRHAPLAARGLRPGGLLEPFDLDRLADLGITEADFTPAVWERATYRDQLYALPFDTHPFITFYDPAIAGPAGILDAEGGLSGITSPDTFLDAGRRLAEVTGGTGMTFGYLLDTAQTWRLFWGLYHQAGGGFRLEPGRPAELDEARAGEVVEFMQAVTDGTVAGRDVDYFGAIASFTTGRSGLIVSGEWELPSFQEAIPDVAGRPMPTIFGTPANYADSHAFVLPRQTSRDPERVDATYRALAQLVKGAQIWAEAGHIPAYLPTTRTPEYQALTPQRDYAVASESVVFDPPAWFVGAGSDFQARMSDPLSGALQGNRDAASTVTTMLREMDVFLSQPVPA, from the coding sequence GTGGGGTTCGGCGTACTACACCAAGCTGGCGATGGCCTCGGCCGGCGGGCGGGCGCCGGAGGCCGCCGCCATGCACCTCTCGCGGCTCGCGGGCTACGCCCCGGGGGTCTGCTGGAGCCGTTCGACCTCGACCGCCTCGCCGACCTGGGCATCACCGAGGCCGACTTCACGCCCGCCGTCTGGGAGCGCGCCACCTACCGGGACCAGCTCTACGCCCTCCCCTTCGACACCCACCCGTTCATCACGTTCTACGACCCGGCGATCGCCGGTCCGGCGGGCATCCTCGACGCCGAGGGCGGGCTCAGCGGCATCACGAGCCCGGACACCTTCCTCGACGCCGGGCGGCGCCTCGCGGAGGTCACCGGCGGCACCGGGATGACCTTCGGCTACCTCCTCGACACGGCACAGACGTGGCGCCTGTTCTGGGGCCTGTACCACCAGGCCGGTGGCGGGTTCCGGCTCGAGCCCGGTCGGCCCGCCGAGCTCGACGAGGCCCGGGCGGGCGAGGTCGTGGAGTTCATGCAGGCCGTGACCGACGGCACCGTCGCCGGTCGCGACGTCGACTACTTCGGCGCGATCGCCTCGTTCACGACCGGCCGCAGCGGCCTGATCGTCTCGGGCGAGTGGGAGCTGCCCTCCTTCCAGGAGGCGATCCCCGACGTCGCCGGCCGCCCGATGCCGACGATCTTCGGCACGCCGGCGAACTACGCCGACTCCCACGCCTTCGTCCTGCCGCGCCAGACCTCGCGCGACCCCGAGCGGGTGGACGCGACCTACCGCGCGCTCGCGCAGCTGGTGAAGGGTGCGCAGATCTGGGCCGAGGCGGGTCACATCCCCGCCTACCTCCCGACGACGCGCACGCCCGAGTACCAGGCCCTCACCCCGCAGCGCGACTACGCCGTCGCGAGCGAGAGCGTCGTGTTCGACCCGCCCGCGTGGTTCGTCGGTGCCGGCAGCGACTTCCAGGCCCGCATGAGCGACCCGCTCTCGGGCGCCCTGCAGGGCAATCGCGACGCGGCCTCGACCGTCACGACGATGCTGCGGGAGATGGACGTGTTCCTCTCGCAGCCGGTGCCGGCGTGA
- a CDS encoding carbohydrate ABC transporter permease, with amino-acid sequence MTLPSTRPAPAGPAPAAAGRSAVAPTRRRRRGDLSGYAFAAPFVVVFAAFLVWPVLAGAWTSLTDTSLMAPGGFIGFGNYAEAFADPQVWQTLWQTFLFTLITTLPLVLLGLVMALLVHTGLPGQWLWRTSFFASYLLPVAVVTGIWAWMFQADIGLLNSTLASLGLEGVGWLTQEGVAMLSIALVTVWWTAGFNFLLYLAALQSIPASHLEAATLDGAGAWRRIFSVIVPQLRGVTGVILVLQLLASLKVFDQIYLLTAGGPNGSTRPILEYIYDTGFTNYRLGYASAISYIFFAVILIITLMRFLPSRRKEH; translated from the coding sequence ATGACGCTCCCCTCCACGCGCCCGGCCCCGGCCGGTCCCGCCCCCGCCGCGGCGGGTCGCTCCGCCGTCGCCCCGACCCGCCGGCGACGCCGCGGCGACCTCAGCGGCTACGCGTTCGCCGCGCCCTTCGTCGTGGTGTTCGCGGCCTTCCTCGTCTGGCCCGTGCTCGCCGGTGCCTGGACCAGCCTCACCGACACCAGCCTCATGGCCCCGGGCGGCTTCATCGGTTTCGGCAACTACGCCGAGGCGTTCGCCGACCCCCAGGTCTGGCAGACCCTGTGGCAGACCTTCCTCTTCACGCTGATCACCACGCTGCCGCTCGTCCTGCTGGGGCTCGTCATGGCGCTGCTGGTGCACACCGGCCTGCCCGGCCAGTGGCTGTGGCGGACGTCGTTCTTCGCGTCCTACCTGCTGCCGGTCGCCGTCGTGACCGGCATCTGGGCCTGGATGTTCCAGGCCGACATCGGACTGCTGAACAGCACCCTGGCGTCCCTGGGCCTCGAGGGCGTGGGCTGGCTGACGCAGGAGGGCGTCGCGATGCTCTCCATCGCCCTGGTGACGGTGTGGTGGACGGCGGGGTTCAACTTCCTGCTCTACCTGGCCGCGCTGCAGTCCATCCCCGCGAGCCACCTCGAGGCGGCGACGCTCGACGGTGCCGGTGCGTGGCGCCGCATCTTCTCGGTGATCGTGCCCCAGCTGCGGGGTGTCACGGGGGTCATCCTCGTGCTGCAGCTGCTCGCCTCGCTCAAGGTGTTCGACCAGATCTACCTGCTGACCGCGGGCGGCCCGAACGGCAGCACCCGGCCGATCCTCGAGTACATCTACGACACCGGGTTCACCAACTACCGGCTGGGCTACGCCTCCGCGATCTCCTACATCTTCTTCGCCGTCATCCTGATCATCACGCTGATGCGGTTCCTGCCGAGCCGCCGCAAGGAGCACTGA
- the lipB gene encoding lipoyl(octanoyl) transferase LipB, with product MTEFLERGLDGSLLDYRAGWRLQRELHDAVVTGSRRATVVLCEHAPVYTAGRRTRRDERPAGEGLGGTPVVDVDRGGRVTWHGPGQLVGYPVVRLRRPIDVVAYVRALEAALIAAAHDLGVAAERVEGRSGVWVPQPGGPPAKVAAVGVRVASGVTMHGFALNVACALEPFTAIVPCGITDAGVTTLTREAGRTLAVRDAVGPIRDALERELAGVAEIDLGVAA from the coding sequence ATGACGGAGTTCCTGGAACGGGGTCTGGACGGCTCGCTGCTCGACTACCGGGCAGGGTGGCGGCTGCAGCGCGAGCTGCACGACGCCGTCGTGACCGGCTCGCGGCGGGCGACCGTCGTGCTGTGCGAGCACGCGCCGGTCTACACCGCGGGGCGGCGCACCCGGCGGGACGAGCGCCCCGCGGGCGAGGGGCTCGGCGGGACGCCCGTGGTCGACGTCGACCGCGGCGGACGCGTCACGTGGCACGGGCCCGGTCAGCTCGTCGGCTACCCCGTGGTGCGGCTGCGGCGGCCGATCGACGTCGTGGCCTACGTGCGCGCGCTCGAGGCGGCGCTGATCGCCGCCGCCCACGACCTCGGGGTCGCGGCCGAGCGGGTCGAGGGGCGCTCGGGCGTGTGGGTGCCGCAGCCGGGAGGGCCGCCCGCCAAGGTGGCGGCGGTCGGCGTCAGGGTCGCCTCCGGCGTGACGATGCACGGGTTCGCGCTCAACGTCGCGTGCGCGCTCGAGCCGTTCACCGCGATCGTGCCGTGCGGTATCACCGACGCCGGTGTCACCACGCTGACCCGCGAGGCGGGCCGCACGCTGGCGGTGCGCGACGCCGTCGGGCCCATCCGCGACGCACTGGAGCGCGAGCTCGCGGGCGTGGCCGAGATCGACCTGGGGGTGGCGGCATGA
- a CDS encoding LacI family DNA-binding transcriptional regulator — translation MDAGRGAVPMVLLGERGSESGAAGTDHVSVANVAGAAEATAHLLARGRRRPAFLGAQPDAPPGTALLRQRGFERALDEAGLPSRPGWLLATPHYTRRAGADAVEAVLARLGEVDAVVCGNDDLALGVMHAFRRNGVRVPDDVAVVGWDNTEAGRYAAPTLSTVAPDLDALAVLAVDRLIARVQGDTSAAEHHTIAHRLLVRESSDVRG, via the coding sequence GTGGACGCCGGGCGGGGTGCCGTCCCCATGGTCCTGCTCGGCGAGCGCGGCAGCGAGTCGGGCGCGGCCGGGACCGACCACGTCAGCGTCGCCAACGTGGCCGGTGCGGCGGAGGCCACCGCCCACCTGCTGGCGCGCGGCAGGCGGCGCCCGGCGTTCCTCGGGGCGCAGCCGGACGCGCCGCCCGGGACGGCGCTGCTGCGCCAGCGGGGCTTCGAGCGGGCGCTGGACGAGGCGGGTCTTCCGTCGCGGCCGGGCTGGCTGCTGGCGACGCCGCACTACACGCGTCGCGCCGGCGCGGACGCGGTCGAGGCCGTCCTGGCGCGACTGGGCGAGGTCGACGCCGTCGTCTGCGGCAACGACGACCTCGCGCTCGGCGTGATGCACGCGTTCCGGCGCAACGGCGTCCGCGTGCCGGACGACGTGGCCGTCGTCGGGTGGGACAACACCGAGGCGGGCCGCTACGCCGCGCCGACCCTCTCGACGGTCGCGCCGGACCTGGACGCGCTGGCCGTGCTCGCCGTCGATCGCCTCATCGCCCGGGTGCAGGGGGACACCAGCGCCGCCGAGCACCACACGATCGCCCACCGGCTGCTCGTGCGGGAGTCGAGCGACGTCCGCGGCTGA